In a single window of the Centropristis striata isolate RG_2023a ecotype Rhode Island chromosome 18, C.striata_1.0, whole genome shotgun sequence genome:
- the LOC131990907 gene encoding photoreceptor outer segment membrane glycoprotein 2-like: MAVGKLTFTKAERQKLAQVLWLLNWISVLTGAILFSLGLFLKVEIQKWQEVMSDQGILYVPHMLITTGLAACCINFLGGKICLDCADTNKFLRWKMVMMPYVVCTFFFTSCVLAGALMCYSIRSQLEESLFLGLRNAMRYYKDTDTPGRCYLKKTLDLLQIQFQCCGNTGYRDWFQVQWISNRYLDMTSSRVVDRLRSNVEGRYLADGVPFSCCSVASPRPCIQQQLTSSSAHFNFDLRSRQLNLWRRGCRHALMEHYTSTMQSIGLIVLLIWMFELLVLTGVRYLQTAMENVLRLGDPDLESDGWILENSLAETARSNFNVIKNLGKCYQVDDDPNINVPTAAAEQEVPSRRVQIPETS, translated from the exons ATGGCGGTGGGGAAGCTGACCTTCACCAAAGCCGAGAGACAGAAACTGGCTCAAGTCCTCTGGCTGCTCAACTGGATCTCCGTCCTTACCGGGGCGATCTTGTTCAGCTTGGGCTTGTTCCTCAAAGTGGAGATCCAGAAGTGGCAGGAAGTGATGTCAGACCAAGGGATCCTCTACGTGCCACATATGCTGATCACCACGGGCCTGGCGGCATGCTGCATCAACTTCCTGGGCGGGAAGATCTGCCTGGACTGCGCCGACACCAACAAGTTCCTCCGCTGGAAGATGGTGATGATGCCGTACGTGGTATGCAccttcttcttcacctcctGCGTCCTGGCAGGGGCGCTCATGTGCTACAGCATCCGCAGCCAGCTGGAGGAGTCCCTGTTCCTGGGCCTGAGGAACGCCATGCGCTACTACAAGGACACGGACACGCCGGGACGCTGCTACCTGAAGAAGACGCTGGACTTGCTGCAGATACAGTTCCAGTGCTGTGGAAACACTGGCTACCGGGACTGGTTCCAGGTCCAGTGGATCAGCAACCGCTACCTGGACATGACCAGCAGCAGAGTAGTGGa TCGCCTCAGGAGTAACGTGGAGGGTCGGTACCTGGCGGACGGCGTTCCCTTCAGCTGCTGCAGCGTGGCGTCCCCGCGGCCCTGcatccagcagcagctcaccagtaGCTCCGCCCACTTCAACTTCGACCTGCGGAGCCGCCAGCTCAACCTGTGGAGGCGGGGCTGCCGCCACGCCCTGATGGAGCACTACACCAGCACCATGCAGTCCATAGGCCTCATAGTGCTGCTCATCTGGATGTTCGAG CTGCTGGTTCTGACGGGGGTCCGGTACCTGCAGACAGCCATGGAGAACGTCCTGCGGCTGGGCGACCCGGACTTGGAGTCTGACGGCTGGATCCTGGAGAACAGCCTGGCGGAAACGGCTCGCTCCAACTTCAACGTCATCAAGAACCTGGGGAAGTGCTACCAGGTGGACGACGACCCCAACATCAACGTCCCGACCGCCGCCGCCGAGCAGGAGGTCCCATCCCGCCGGGTCCAGATCCCCGAGACCAGCTAG